The genomic region GTCGCGGTCGCTGACGCTGTCCAGCGAGTTTTCGGTCGGACGCTCAAAACCCAGCAACTGCGCGGTGTAGGCGCGGTCGATGGGGTAGGTGGTGCCGGCCAGGGCGGCTGCGCCCAGCGGCAGGATGTTTACCCGCTTGCGGCAGTCGCTCAGGCGCTCGGCATCACGTACCAGATTCTCAAACCAGGCCATCATGTGGTGGCCGAAGGTCACGGGCTGGGCCACCTGCAGGTGGGTGAAGCCGGGCATGATGGTGTCGGCCTCTTTTTCTGCCAAATCCAGTAATGCGGTCTGCAAACGGCGCATCTGGCCTTGAATTTCGTCGATCTCGTCGCGCAGGTACAGGCGCATGTCGGTGGCCACCTGGTCGTTGCGCGAACGGCCGGTGTGCAGTTTCTTGCCAGCGATGCCAATTTTGTCGGTCAGGCGTGCTTCGATGTTCATGTGCACGTCTTCCAGTGATACCGACCAGGTGAACTCGCCGCGTTCGATTTCAGCCTTGATTTCGGTCAGGCCCGCAATGATGGCGTCGCGCTCGTCGTTGGTCAGCACGCCGACCTTGGCCAGCATGGTGGCGTGGGCGATGGAGCCGGCGATGTCCTGAGCGTACATGCGCTGGTCAAAGGTAACGGAGGCGGTGAAGGCTTCAACGAAAACGTTGGTCGGCTCGGAAAAACGGCCACCCCAGGGTTTGTAGCCAGCGGTATTGTGTAAATCGGACATGCGCTTCTCTGCTTGTTCGGGATCAAAATGGGGTGGGATTATA from Gammaproteobacteria bacterium harbors:
- the argH gene encoding argininosuccinate lyase, which produces MSDLHNTAGYKPWGGRFSEPTNVFVEAFTASVTFDQRMYAQDIAGSIAHATMLAKVGVLTNDERDAIIAGLTEIKAEIERGEFTWSVSLEDVHMNIEARLTDKIGIAGKKLHTGRSRNDQVATDMRLYLRDEIDEIQGQMRRLQTALLDLAEKEADTIMPGFTHLQVAQPVTFGHHMMAWFENLVRDAERLSDCRKRVNILPLGAAALAGTTYPIDRAYTAQLLGFERPTENSLDSVSDRDFIMEFCFVASVTMTHLSRASEELIIWLSQQYDFIEMGDAFCTGSSIMPQKKNPDVPELIRGKTGRVNGNLIALLTLMKGQPLAYNKDNQEDKEPLFDSIDTLKASLRVFADMIPSIKVKRDNMRAATLKGFSTATDLADYLVRKGVAFRDAHEVVGKAVAHGVKTGLDLAAMELSILKGFSSVIEDDVYKVLTPEGSAAARNHIGGTAPAQVRAAIKRARSKLA